A genome region from Etheostoma cragini isolate CJK2018 chromosome 4, CSU_Ecrag_1.0, whole genome shotgun sequence includes the following:
- the LOC117943407 gene encoding probable nuclear hormone receptor HR38 produces MPCVQTQHASLPRDTYFSPEFLNPDLVMDISSQKDQLSTSSLPSINTLVGNGYVGEFDAYSCKISTAPPASTVSFSHATVAESSCAQMQSQAFKLDDLQVYGCYPGSFALSCLDETSCGSDYYSSPIYAAVSPPLSGFQTQPAPVWDSTFSPYPSAPPSSAADKTSMAQQLFFFTFNPAPNQNSPVGQHQDAQPGHNDPFFMPPQQHVSPLQCPPISLEHIPLESPGIVEGAMTSPKSQNPGSSEGRCAVCGDNASCQHYGVRTCEGCKGFFKRTVQKNAKYVCLANKDCPVDKRRRNRCQFCRFQKCLAMGMVREVVRTDSLKGRRGRLPSKTKTVAESSSTTPNVNTIASLVRAHFDSNPTIGKLDYSKYDETVDNLTEKEDAGDVQQFYDLLTGALDVITNWAETIPGFTEFCKEDQELLLESAFVELFILRLAYRSNPEKSKLIFCNGLVLHRLQCIRSFGDWIDSIMDFSQSLHRMNLDVSLFSCLSALVIITDRHGLKEPKRVEAFQTHLITCLREHMSGNGSEPSRTQSNYLSRLLGKLPELRTLCTQGLQRIFYLKLEDLVPPPPIVEKIFMDTLPF; encoded by the exons ATGCCCTGTGTACAAACCCAGCATGCATCCCTGCCTCGTGACACCTACTTCAGCCCTGAGTTCTTGAATCCTGACCTGGTGATGGACATCAGTAGCCAAAAGGACCAGCTGTCTACATCTTCATTGCCCAGCATCAACACCTTAGTGGGAAATGGCTATGTGGGAGAGTTTGATGCTTATTCTTGCAAGATATCCACCGCTCCTCCTGCCTCTACAGTTTCATTCAGCCACGCCACGGTAGCTGAAAGCTCCTGCGCTCAGATGCAGAGCCAAGCCTTCAAACTGGATGATCTTCAGGTGTATGGCTGTTACCCAGGTTCCTTTGCGCTGAGCTGTCTTGATGAAACGTCATGTGGCTCTGACTATTATAGCAGCCCAATTTATGCTGCTGTTTCTCCTCCATTATCTGGCTTTCAGACCCAGCCTGCACCTGTCTGGGATTCCACTTTCAGCCCCTACCCCTcagcccccccctcctctgcGGCTGATAAAACCTCTATGGCCCAGCAGCTCTTCTTTTTCACCTTTAACCCCGCACCAAATCAGAACTCTCCCGTAGGGCAGCATCAGGATGCTCAGCCGGGCCACAATGACCCTTTCTTCATGCCTCCTCAGCAGCATGTCTCTCCACTTCAGTGTCCTCCCATTTCCCTGGAGCACATACCCCTAGAAAGCCCTGGGATAGTGGAGGGGGCCATGACGTCTCCAAAATCCCAGAACCCAGGATCCAGTGAGGGCCGCTGTGCGGTTTGTGGGGACAATGCATCCTGTCAGCACTATGGAGTACGCACCTGTGAGGGTTGTAAAGGTTTCTTCAAG cGAACTGTACAGAAAAATGCCAAGTATGTGTGCCTTGCCAATAAAGACTGTCCTGTGGACAAGAGGAGGAGAAACCgctgccagttctgccgttTCCAGAAATGTCTTGCAATGGGAATGGTCAGAGAAG TTGTTCGCACAGACAGCCTTAAAGGTCGCCGGGGTCGTCTTCCCTCCAAAACTAAGACTGTGGCCGAGTCTTCATCCACAACCCCCAATGTCAACACCATAGCCTCTCTTGTCAGGGCTCATTTTGACTCAAACCCAACCATTGGAAAGCTTGACTACTCCAAG TACGATGAGACAGTGGACAACCTGACAGAAAAGGAGGATGCCGGTGATGTTCAGCAGTTTTATGATTTACTGACTGGTGCTTTGGATGTAATAACAAACTGGGCTGAAACCATCCCAGGATTCACAGAATTCTGCAAAGAGGACCAGGAGCTGCTTCTTGAATCAGCCTTTGTTGAGCTCTTCATTCTGCGACTCGCATACAG GTCAAATCCTGAGAAGAGCAAGCTGATCTTCTGTAATGGTTTGGTCCTCCACCGACTACAGTGCATTCGCAGTTTTGGTGACTGGATTGACTCCATCATGGATTTCTCCCAGAGCCTTCACCGCATGAACCTAGATGTCTCCTTGTTTTCCTGCCTTTCAGCGTTAGTTATTATCACCG ATCGCCATGGCCTGAAAGAGCCCAAACGGGTCGAGGCCTTTCAGACTCATCTCATCACTTGTTTGAGGGAACACATGAGTGGAAACGGATCGGAACCAAGTCGGACCCAGTCCAACTATCTTTCTCGTCTTTTAGGCAAACTCCCCGAACTGAGGACTCTTTGCACACAGGGCCTGCAGCGCATCTTCTACCTGAAACTGGAGGACCTGGTTCCCCCTCCACCAATAGTAGAGAAAATCTTTATGGATACTCTGCCATTCTGA